The following proteins are encoded in a genomic region of Burkholderia cepacia:
- a CDS encoding GMC family oxidoreductase → MTRSFDYVVVGAGSAGCVLANRLSDGGRHTVCLLEAGPADNYMWIHVPIGYGKTMFHPVYNWGFHTDPDPNMHNRRLYWPRGRTLGGCSSINGLIYVRGQQQDYDHWAALGNRGWSWRECLPYFRKLEHNTLGDGPTRGTGGPLWASAIRQRHELVDAFVAASNRLGVRTVDDFNTGDQEGVGYYQLTTRNGLRCSTAVAYLKPARGRPNRHVETDAQALKVLFDGAQASGVRYVQHGKVHEVRALREVILAAGALQSPQLLQVSGVGPAALLDRHGIPVVADRKGVGENLQDHLQVRLIYEVTKPITTNDELHSWVGRAKMGLQWALFRGGPLAIGINQGGMFCRALPDESATPDIQFHFSTLSADSAGGSVHPFPGCTYSICQLRPESRGTVRIRTDDARDAPSIQPNYLDTERDRRTTVAGVRFARRVAATEPMAPLMKREVRPGADAQTDDELLEFCREYGQTIFHPSGTAKMGVASDPLAVVDERLRVYGTRGLRVVDCSIMPTLVSGNTNVPIVMVAEKASDMILEDAREADRGRSVAPAAEAVA, encoded by the coding sequence ATGACACGCAGCTTCGACTATGTCGTGGTCGGCGCGGGATCGGCCGGTTGCGTCCTCGCCAACCGGCTGTCCGACGGCGGCCGCCATACGGTGTGCCTGCTGGAAGCCGGCCCCGCCGACAACTACATGTGGATTCATGTGCCGATCGGCTATGGCAAGACGATGTTCCATCCCGTCTACAACTGGGGCTTCCATACCGATCCCGACCCGAACATGCACAACCGCCGCCTGTACTGGCCGCGCGGCCGCACGCTCGGCGGCTGCAGCTCGATCAACGGGTTGATCTACGTACGCGGGCAGCAGCAGGACTACGACCACTGGGCCGCGCTCGGCAATCGCGGCTGGAGCTGGCGCGAGTGCCTGCCGTATTTCCGCAAGCTCGAACACAACACGCTCGGCGACGGGCCGACGCGCGGCACCGGCGGCCCGCTGTGGGCGTCGGCGATCCGGCAGCGGCACGAACTCGTCGATGCGTTCGTTGCCGCGTCGAACCGGCTCGGCGTGCGCACGGTCGACGATTTCAACACGGGCGACCAGGAGGGCGTTGGCTATTACCAGCTCACGACGCGCAACGGGTTGCGTTGTTCGACGGCCGTCGCGTATCTGAAGCCTGCTCGCGGGCGGCCGAACCGGCATGTCGAAACCGACGCGCAGGCGCTGAAGGTGCTGTTCGACGGTGCGCAGGCGTCCGGCGTGCGCTACGTGCAGCACGGCAAGGTGCACGAGGTGCGCGCGCTGCGCGAGGTGATCCTCGCGGCCGGCGCGCTGCAGTCGCCGCAGTTGCTGCAGGTGTCGGGGGTCGGGCCGGCGGCGCTGCTGGACCGGCACGGGATTCCGGTCGTCGCCGATCGCAAGGGGGTCGGCGAGAACCTGCAGGATCATCTGCAGGTGCGCTTGATCTACGAGGTGACGAAGCCGATCACGACCAACGACGAGCTGCATTCGTGGGTCGGCCGCGCGAAGATGGGGCTGCAATGGGCGCTGTTCCGCGGCGGCCCGCTCGCGATCGGCATCAACCAGGGCGGGATGTTCTGCCGCGCGTTGCCCGACGAATCGGCGACGCCCGACATCCAGTTCCATTTCTCGACGCTGTCGGCCGATTCGGCGGGCGGCAGCGTGCATCCGTTTCCGGGTTGCACGTATTCGATTTGCCAGCTGCGGCCCGAATCGCGCGGCACCGTGCGGATTCGCACCGACGATGCGCGCGACGCGCCGTCGATCCAGCCGAACTATCTCGACACCGAGCGCGACCGCCGCACGACGGTCGCCGGTGTGCGCTTCGCACGGCGTGTCGCGGCCACGGAGCCGATGGCGCCGCTGATGAAGCGCGAGGTACGGCCCGGCGCGGACGCGCAGACGGACGACGAGCTGCTCGAATTCTGCCGCGAATACGGGCAGACGATCTTCCATCCGTCCGGCACCGCGAAAATGGGCGTCGCGAGCGATCCGCTCGCGGTCGTCGACGAGCGGCTGCGCGTGTACGGCACGCGCGGGCTGCGGGTGGTCGACTGTTCGATCATGCCGACGCTCGTATCGGGCAATACCAACGTGCCGATCGTGATGGTCGCCGAGAAGGCGTCCGACATGATTCTCGAGGACGCGCGCGAGGCCGATCGCGGCCGCAGCGTCGCGCCGGCCGCCGAGGCAGTCGCATAG
- a CDS encoding IclR family transcriptional regulator → MRDTAPAPPDGAPADDARVLRALAVLEALASAGQPYTLSQLSARLHIPKATLLRLIESLEARGYVIHMPDSRGHDRGIALGPRAAQFALAALSNNTFTRGCRSVLRALVDVLGETCNLTALDGDTVLYVERVETTEPLRLEMRPGMRVPLHCTASGKLFLSQMNALERNAMLARLTLKKMTYRTLTDAQLLAAELDRLAARGVGIDNEEFVRGMVAVAVPVKDAASGRVLAALAVHAPTARATLNDLLENVPKMRDAATRLAPLLHAAEGAQPG, encoded by the coding sequence ATGCGCGACACCGCCCCCGCGCCGCCCGACGGCGCGCCCGCCGACGACGCACGCGTGCTGCGTGCGCTTGCCGTGCTCGAAGCGCTGGCATCGGCCGGACAGCCGTACACGCTGTCGCAGCTTTCCGCACGGCTGCACATCCCGAAGGCGACGCTGCTGCGCCTGATCGAGTCGCTCGAAGCGCGCGGCTACGTGATTCACATGCCCGACTCGCGCGGCCACGATCGCGGCATCGCGCTCGGCCCGCGCGCCGCCCAGTTCGCGCTCGCCGCGTTGTCGAACAACACCTTCACGCGCGGCTGCCGGTCGGTGCTGCGCGCGCTCGTCGACGTGCTCGGCGAGACCTGCAACCTCACCGCACTCGACGGCGACACGGTGCTATACGTCGAACGCGTCGAGACCACCGAGCCGTTGAGGCTCGAAATGCGGCCCGGCATGCGCGTGCCGCTGCATTGCACGGCGAGCGGCAAGCTGTTCCTGTCGCAGATGAATGCGCTGGAGCGCAACGCGATGCTCGCGCGGCTCACGTTGAAGAAGATGACCTACCGGACGCTGACCGATGCGCAATTGCTCGCCGCCGAGCTCGACCGGCTCGCCGCGCGCGGTGTCGGGATCGACAACGAGGAATTCGTGCGCGGGATGGTGGCCGTCGCGGTGCCGGTGAAGGATGCCGCGAGCGGCCGCGTGCTCGCGGCGCTTGCCGTGCACGCGCCGACCGCGCGCGCGACGCTCAACGACCTGCTGGAGAACGTGCCGAAGATGCGCGACGCGGCCACGCGGCTGGCGCCGCTGCTGCATGCGGCAGAGGGTGCGCAGCCGGGTTGA